The Porphyrobacter sp. LM 6 sequence TTTGACACACGAGCCGGCACGTGCCGGCGGGTATGGAGCAGTTTTCGATAATGGCGTTGCTGGTGCTGATCATGTTGGGCGCAACGCTGGGCTGGCTGGCCTCGATCCTTGCGCGCACCGAAGCGCCGGGCGACATTCTGCGCCAGATCGCGATCGGATTGGTGGTGGCGCTGATCGGCGGCGGGTTCGCCAACGGCGGCACGATGCTGGGCGGTCTGTCGCTGCTCGGGCTCGGGGTTGCACTGGCAGGCGCAGCCGCGGCGCTTGTGCTCTACCACGCGCTGCGCCGCCGCAAGGTGAAGGTTTAGACCGGCACCGCCCCGCTGCCGCGCCCGCCGCGCAGGTGGTACTCCTGCGTGCCCCGGTGCAGCACATTGTCGACATCAATCACCGCCGAATTGGCATAGGTGAACCCCGCCGGCAGGCTGCGGTAGAGGCGGTCGAAATCGCGCTCGACCGTCTGGCGGTAGAGATCGGCGAAGCTCTCGATCACGAAATAGGTCGGTTGCAGGTCGCTGATGACGTAATCGGTCCGCATTACCCTATCGACATTGAGCATGATGCGGTTGGGGCTTTCGGCCTCCACCGCGAACTTCGCTTCGGTCGGGCCTGACAGGATGCCCGCACCATAGGCGCGCACGCTGCCCGCCTCCTCGATCAGCCCGAATTCGACCGTGTACCAGTAGAGCGCGCCCAAGGCCTTCAGCCGGTTGTAGCGCATCGCCTTCCACCCGGCGCGGCCATATTCCTGCATGTAATCGGCATAGACCGGATCGGTCAGCATCGGCACGTGGCCGAACACGTCGTGGAAGACGTCGGGCTCCTCGATGTAGTCGAAGGTTTCGCGGGTGCGGATGAAGTTGCCTGCCGGGAAGCGGCGGTTGGCCAGGTGCCAGAAGAACACGTGATCGGGGATCAGCATCGGCACCGGCACGACGCTCCACCCGGTAAGCTGGCCCAGTTCCTCCGACAGTTTACCGAATTCGGGCACGCCGCCGCGGCCGAGATCGAGCTTGTCGAGCCCCGCCATGAAGGCAGAGCAAGCACGGCCCGGCAGCACCTCCATCTGGCGGGCGAAGAGATCGTCCCACACCGCGTGGTCATCGGCGGTGTAGGCTGTCTGCGTCGGCTCCAGCCAGTCCGCGCCGACATGCGCGGGGCGCACCAGCGGCGCAGTAAAGACATCGTCCGCCATGTCTGGCAGGGTGGTGTAATCGGGAGCAAGGTCTGCAAGTGTCGCCATATCGTTGCAGATGATACTACCATCGCGGGCCGAGGACAAATAGGGAGACAGGCATGGGGATGAAGCGCGAGGCCTATGAGGAGGCGCTCAAACCGCTGACGCTCGAACTGGTCAGCATGGCGCGCTGGGCCAAGGCGACCGGTGCGCGCATCGTGGTGCTGTTCGAGGGCCGCGATACCGCAGGCAAGGGCGGCGCGATCGGCGCGGTGCGCGAAAGCCTCAATCCCCGCCAGTGCCGCACTGTTGCCCTCTCCAAGCCGACCGAGGCGGAGATGGGGCAATGGTATTTCCAGCGCTACATCGCCCACCTGCCGACGGCGGGGGAAATCGTGCTGTTCGACCGCAGCTGGTACAACCGCGCCGGGGTGGAGAAGGTCATGGGCTATTGCAGCCCCGAGCAAGTCACCGCCTTCCTCGAGCAGGCCCCTGCGTTCGAGAAGCTGCTGACCGACGACGGCATCCTGCTGTTCAAATACTGGCTCGCCGCCGATCAGGACGAACAGGAGGAGCGCCTGCGGGAAAGGCTGGACGATCCGCTCAAGCGCTGGAAGCTCTCCCCCATCGATCTTGCTGCGCGCGCCAAGTATGATGATTACACCAAGGCGCGCGAAGCGATGCTGAAGGCAACCCACACGGCCCACGCGCCGTGGACCATCGTCGATTTCAACGACCAGCGGCGCGGAAGGCTGACGTTGATCCGCGACCTGCTGTCGCGGGTGCCCGATACGCACGAGGAGCCCGAGGCGATCGACTTCCCTGATCTGGGCCGCGAGCCGGTGAAGGAGACTTACGGGGTCTTGAAACCGATTGCGGATTACCCGGTCGACTAGATCGCGGCACTCGCTTGGGTGACCTGCCGCCCGTCATCGGCAAAAGCGGCCAGATCATATCCCGCCTCGCCCTTCTTCATCACCAGATGCAGCGGCTCGCCTGCAATGGCGGGGGACAGGCCACGAAAGCTGAAGCGGCGCAGGCGGTTCTCGCCCAGCGTGTCGGCTGCCAGTTGCAGCAGCAGGCTCGCGGTCAGCGGGCCGTGGACCACCAGGCCGCGATAGCGTTCGATATCGCTCGCATAGGGCGCGTCGTAATGGATGCGATGGGTGTTGAAGGTCAGCGCAGAGTAGCGGAACAACAGGCGCGGGTCGGGGGACAGCACGCGGTGGGCGTCCCAGCCGTCGGGCGAGAAGCGTGCTTCGCCGAGCGGCGGCGAAAGCGGTGCATCGGGTGCGGCGGCCTCGCGATAGACCAGCGTCTGGGTTTCGACGACCGCCAGCGTGCCATTGGCGCGGGTGTGATGCTCAACATCGACAAACGCGAGGCGACCCGATCCGCCTTCCTTCTCGCTCACCGAGGCGATGCGGCTGGTGCGCTCGATCACCGCGCCGATGGCGATCGGCATATGGAAGGCGATCTTGGACGAGGCCCACATCCGGCGCGGCATCGGGAAGGGCGGCAGGAAGCTGCCCGGACTGTCGTCGCGCGCAGGGTGCCCGTCCTCGCCAAGGCTGGCGGTGGGCGCTTGCGGGGTGCAGAGCGCGAAGTGGATGCCCTGCGGCATGATCGGCGGATGCGGGCGCGCCAGATCGAAGGTCGCGAGCCAGCGCGCCGCCAGCCCGTCATCGAGCTGGTCCGTGGCGCGGGTCTCGCGCCCGATCCACGCCTCGAAGCTCATTCGGCGCGCTCGAACACTGCGGCAATGCCCTGACCGCCGCCGATGCACATGGTCTCCAGCCCGTAGCGCACCCCGCGCCGGTGCATCTCGTGCGCCATGTCGGCAAGGATGCGCCCGCCGGTCGCGCCGATGGGATGGCCAAGGCTGATGCCCGATCCGTTGACGTTAAGGATCTCGCGGCGGCTGTCGTCCGCCGACCAGCCCCAGCCCTTGAGCACGGCGAGCACCTGCGGCGCGAAAGCCTCGTTGAGTTCGACCAGCCCGATATCGTCCCAGCTATACCCGCGCCGCTCGAACAGCCGCTCCACGGCGGGCACCGGGCCAATGCCCATGCGCGAGGGATCGCAGCCCGCCGCCGCCCAGCCGGCGAACCACAGCATCGGGGTGAGGCCGAGCTCCTCCAATTTGTCCTCCGCGACCACAAGGCACGCGGCTGCCGCATCGTTCTGCTGGCTAGCATTGCCTGCGGTGACGATGGCCGCCGGATCGCGCTTCACATCGATAGGCGCGAGCTTGCCCAAGGTCTCCATCGAGGCATCGGTGCGATAGCCTTCGTCGTGATCGAAGATCACCGGATCGCCCTTCCGCTGCGGGATTGCGACGGGGACGAGCTGCTCGGCAAAGCGGTTTTCCGCCCAGGCGCGCGCCGCGTTCTGGTGGCTACGGACCGCGAAAGCATCGGCCTCCTCGCGGGTGATGCCGTAATCCTTGGCAAGGTTCTCGGCGGTTTCGATCATCCCGGTGATGACCCCGAAGCGTTCGACCGGCTGGCTCATCACGCGGCCGCGGCTGAGGCGGTCATGCAGCACCATGTCGCCCATCCGCACGCCCCCGCGCGCGGCGAGGGTGTAGTGCTCGACGTTCGACATGCTCTCCACGCCGCCCGCCACGACCACGTCGGCCATGCCGGTTTCGACCATCATCGCCGCCGTTGCCACCGCCTGCACGCCAGAGCCGCAGCGCCGATCGAGCTGGAAACCGGGGACTTCGATGGGAAGACCCGCTGCGAGCCAGCTCCAGTGGCCGATCGCGGGCGCCTCGCCATTGCCGTAGCCTTGCGAGAATACCACGTCATCGACGCGCGCAGGATCGATCCCGCTGCGCTCCATCAGCGCCTTGAGGATCACCGCGCCCAGCTGTCCGGCGTTCAGCCCTGCAAGCCCGCCGAGGAACTTGCCCACCGGGGTGCGTAAAGGCGTGCAGATAGCGGCGCGTCTGGTCATGTCTTGTCCTTGTCCGAAAGGGCCACCGTCCCCGCGTCGACCAGCTTGCCGATCGCGCCGGAGGAGAGGCCGAGTTTTTCGCTGAGCACTTCCTCGGAATGTTCGCCGAGGTAAGGCGCGGGGGCGGGGTCGTCCGGCGCGCGGCCTGGGATGTTCGCGAAGCTGCGAGTGGCGGGATAGTCAAAGCCCGATGGGTTGGCAGGCGCGGGGCCGAACAGCGGATTGTTCGCGACCAGTTGCGCGTCATTCGCGGCTTCGTAGGCGGTGCGATAGCGCTCGAAGGTGCAGGTCTCCGCCGCCATGCGAGCTTCGAGCGTGGCGTAATCCATGCTGTCTGCCGCCTGCTGGAACAGCGCGAACAGCGCCGCACGGTGCTGGAAGCGCGGGGTGTCGCCATCGGCGAAGCGCACGCCGGTTTCGGCTTCGAGGGCAGCGATGCCCTCCTGCAATCCGAAGGCTTTGACCAGCCCGCTCCACTGCTTGGGCGTGAGCGCGGCGACCATGAAGCGCACGCCGTCACGGCTGCGGAAATCGCGCCCGAACGCACCCCAGATAGCATTGCCGAGCCGCTCGCGGTCGCCGCCGCGATAGAGCACTTCGGCCATCAGCCCGGCGTTCGCCATCGTCCCGATCGCGACATCGCCCAGCGGCAGGCGCACTTCACTGCCCTCGCCCGTGCGGCTCCGGTGGTGGAGTGCAGCCATCATCGCGAAGGCGCCATAGGCTCCGGTGATGAAATCCCAAGCAGGGAGCACCTGGTTGACGGGCGGGGCGGTTGCCGGGTCCCAATCTTCAGGGCCCGTCATCAGCGGGTATCCGGCGGCGGCGTTGACGGTGAAGTCCATCGCCTGCCGCCCGTCGTGCCAGCCCATGACGCGCAGGGAGATCATGTCCGCGCGCTTGGCTTGCATGGCTGCGTGGCTGAGGAAGCTCTGTTCGGGCAGATTGGTGATGCACTGGCCGACCGCGCTCGCCAGTTCGACCAGCAACTCGCGCCCTTCACCCGATTGCAGATCGAGCGCGACCGATTTCTTGGCGCGGTTGAGGTTCTCCCACGAGAGCGAGCGCCCCTCGCGGGTCAGCATGTAGCGGTTGTAATCGAGCCCGCCCGCCTTGTGGTCGACGCGGATCACCTCCGCCCCCATCTGCGCACAGTAAAGTCCTGCGGTCGGCGAGGCGACGAAGCTCGAAACTTCGACGATGCTCAGATCGTTGAGAAGATTATACATTCCCGCTCCATTCGCGCAGCATGTGCTTGGCGATCTGGAGCTGAAGGATTTGCGTCGTGCCTTCGTAGATGCGGTAGATGCGCGCATCGCGGAAAAAGCGTTCGGCATCGTATTCGGCAAGGTAGCCCGCGCCGCCGTAGATCTGCACCACGCGGTCGACCACGCGGCCGCACATCTCCGAGGCGAAGACTTTGAAGGCCGCAGCCTTGACGAGGATGTTCTCTCCCGCGTCGGCGCGGGCGGTGACGTCCTTCATCATCGCCTCGGCGGCGTAGATCTCGATCTCGCTGTCGGCGAGCATCTGCTGGATCAGCTGGAAATTGGCGATCGGTTCGCCGAACGCCTTGCGCTCGTTGGCGTAACGCAGCGCCGAATCGAGCGCACGGCGGGCATAGCCGGTCGCCGCCGCGCCCACGGAGATGCGCCCGTTGTCGAGGCTCTTCATCGCGAAGACAAAGCCCTTGCCTGTCTCCCCCCGAGCAGCGCATCACCCGGCACGCGCACATCATCAAGCATGATGTCGGAGATGTGGCTGCCTGATTGCCCCATCTTCTTGTCCGGGCTGCCGGTCGAAACCCCCGGCGTGTTCATCGGCACGAGGAAAGCGGAGACGTGGGCGTTCTTGGGGAGCGCTTCCTTGCTGGTGCGCGCCATGATCAGCGCGACTTCGGCATGGGGGGCGTTGGTGATGTAGCGCTTGGTGCCGTTGAGGATCCAGCCATTGCCATCGGGGTCGGGGACGGCAGTGGTCGCCATCGCGGCGCTATCGCTGCCCGAACCCGGCTCGGTCAGGCCGAAGCAGGCGATCCGGCCTTCGACCAGCTTGGGATACCATTCGGCCCGCTGTGCCTCGGTCGCCCCGTTCTTGAGCGCGCTCGCGAACATCCCGACATTGATCGAGAAGATCGAACGATAGGCGGGCGCGGCATAGGCCATGATGTTCACCACCCGCGCATACTGGGTCATGTTGAGCCCCGCGCCGCCATATTCCTCCGGCACCGACAGGCCGAACAGCCCCATTTCCCGCATCTCGTTGACGATATCCTCGGGGATGCGGTCGTCGGCGATCACCTGCGGCTCGGCCGGGATCAGGCGCTCGCGGACATAGCGGGTGAGTTGCTCGGCAAACTGCTCGAACACATCCTCGTCCATCCCGGGATTGCGGGTGCTGCCAAGGGTGGTGGGGGCATTCATGTCATTCTCGTCCTTATCGGATGCGCGGGGTGGCATCAGGGGGCAGGCGGTGTGTCCTTGCCGTTTGCCGCGCCGGTGTCGCCTGTCATTTCGGCAGGCGCAGCGGGAGCGGCGGGCACCGCGGCCTCGGGCGGCAGGGCTTCGGCGGGCAGTCGGCGCTGGTCGAGCATTTCCGCTGCCGCATCGAGCGCGCGGGCTTCACCCTCGCTCACCCCGCCGGGCGCATCCGGCCCGCTGCTGTCGCAAGCCGTCAGCGCCCATGCGAGGGCGAGGCTGGCAGTCGCCAACCGCCGCATGCGCACGCGGCCTATTCGCTCTTGGCTTCGGCGGCCTTGGCCGCTTCGGCAGCGACGTCCGCCGCAGCATCGGCGGCAGCTTCGGGCGCGGCAGGCGCGGCGGCTTCCTCGGCGGCGCCGGGCGCGTCGGTGGCGCTTGCCGAAGGATCGGCGGCCGGGGTCTCGGCCACCGGAGCCAGCGCTTCATCGGCAGGCATTTCGACCGTGTCGGCGCTCGCTTCGGTCGAGGCATCGTCGGCGCTGCCGCAGGCCGCCAGCAGCAGCGCGGCGCCGCCAAGGGTCATGAAGGGGGCAAACTTACGCATCGGGATCTCCTCTGGCCAATCAGTCGCGGGGGTTTAGCCAAGCGAAGGCGGCTCCGCCAAGCGGCAAATGGTGCCTTAACCATTGCCCGATAATCTGGCGCACGATGATCGCTGTTTTTCGCCTTGCGCCGCTCGCCGCTGCCGCGGCTCTCACGCCCGCCGCTTTGTTGTGGGCGCAGCCGACCCCTGGCGCGTTTACCGTGGCCGAAAGCGGGCGCAGCTTTGCGACCTTGCAAGAGGCGATCGACGCTGTCGGCAACGCGCGCGTCACAATCCGCATCGCGCCGGGCACCTATCGCCAATGCGCCGTGCAGGAGCAGGGGGTGATCGTCTACGAAGCCGCGGAACCCGGCAGCGTCACCTTCGCGGGCCGCGCCTGCGAGGGCAAGGCGGCGCTGGTGCTGCGCGGGACGGGCGCCGAGATTCGCGGGCTGACCTTCACCGGCATCGCGGTCGCGGACGGCAACGGCGCGGGCATCCGGCTCGAGGCAGGGGCGCTCAATGTCGCCTATGCCCGCTTCGAAAACAGCCAGCAGGGCATCCTCACCGCCGCCGATCCTTCGATCCGCGTCTACATCCTGCGCTCGACCTTCAGTGGCCTTGGCACCTGCGAGAACGAGGCGGGGTGCGCGCATTCGCTCTATATCGGCGATGTCGGGTCGCTCACCGTGCGCGAAAGCCGGTTCGAACGCGGCACCGGGGGCCACTACCTCAAGGCCCGCGCCGCCGAGGTCGTGATCGAGGGCAACAGCTTCGATGACGCGAACGGGCGCGCCACCAATTACATGATCGACCTGCCCGCCGGCAGCCGTGGCCGGATTGCCGACAACTGGTTCGTGCAGGGCCGCGACAAAGAGAACTACTCCGCCTTCATCGCGCTGGGGGCCGAGGAGATCCTGCACCCCTCGGCGGGCCTCAGGATCGAGAACAACGAAGCCCGCTTCGTCCCCGGCCTCTCGCGTCAGAGCGCGTTTCTGGCCGACTGGACCGGCGAGCGCGTGGTGATGCAGGGCAATCGTCTCGCCGAAGGGATCAGGCAGTACGAGCCGCGTTAGGGCTCAGGCCGGATCGAAGGCGCGGACATAGCGCTGCTCGGTTGCGGGGACCGGCGCGCCGAGACTTTTGACCTGCAAGAACTTCCCGATCTCGCCCGCCAGCCACATCGGCGCAGCAGCGACAAAGCCGAAACGCGAATAGATCGCCGGGTTGCCGAGCACCGTGATACCCCCTGCACCGCGTGTACGCATCGCCGCTTCGCCCGCTTCGATCAACGCGCGGCCCACGCCTCCACCCTGATGAGCCGGATCTACCGCGACCGGGCCAAGCACCACCCAGTCCCTATCGCCATTGAGCAGGACCGCTGGCGAATAGGTGATCTGACCAACGATGATCCCGCCGCGCTCTGCTACAAGCGAAAGCAGCAGATCGCCGTCGGCGCGCAGCCGGTCGATCACGTCCTGCTCGTCACCATCGGCGTAGGGCTTGCCCGCGAAGGCGCGCTTAACCAGGTCATGGATGGCGGCTTCATCACCGGGTTGTTCGGGACGAATGGCGATGTCGGTCATAATAGCAGATGCCCTGACCGGTCCCGCTTGGTCGCGAGATAGCGCGCGTTGTGGGGGTTTTCGGGGAGCTGGTGCGGCACGCGTTCGCTCACCGTAATGCCTGCCGCCGATAGCGCGCTCACCTTGGCCGGATTGTTCGTCAGCAGTCGGATAGTCCGTGCTCCCAGCAGTTCCAGCATCCGTGCTGCCACCGGAAAGTCGCGCGCTTCATCGGGCAGGCCCAAGCGCTGGTTCGCCTCGACCGTGTCGAAGCCCTGATCCTGCAAGCGATAGGCGCGCAGCTTGTTGACGAGGCCGATCCCGCGCCCTTCCTGCCGCATGTAGAGCAGCACGCCCCACCCGCCATTGTCCCGCGCCTCGTGCGCCATCGCGTGGAGCGCGGCGTCGAGTTGCGGGCCGCAGTCGCATTTGAGGCTACCGAGGATGTCGCCGGTAAGGCACTCCGAATGGAGCCGCACCAGCGGCTGGCAGTCGCCCGATTGCTTGCCGATGATCAGCGCGACATGTTCGCGCAGGTCCGCCGCCGAGCGGAAGGCGACGATCTCGGCGTCCTCGCTCGCGCTAACGGGCAGGCGCGCGCGGGTGACGATCCTGAGCGCACCCGCATCCGCATAGGCCGCAAGGTCCGACGCAGCGAGCGGTACTGCCTCGCCCGCGTTCACCGGGTCGACCAGAAAGGCGGGCAGGATGCCGGCAATCCGCGCCAGTTCCAGCGCAGCGGCGGCGGTCTCGGCCCAGTCGAGCCCCACGGCCTTGAACGGGCCTTTGAGGGGATTGCCGAGATCGAGCGCCGGATCGGCGATCGGTAGCGCTTCGCGCATCGTGAAATCCTCGCCGCCCGCGATCAGCACAGGGGCGTGGGGGACGGCGGCCTCGCGCTGGTTGGCGAGTTTCAGCGTCGCGGCGCGCGCGGCGGAGATCAGCATCCGCTCAGCTTGCGCGTCTTGCGCGATGGCGGTCTCGACGGGGAGCAATACCGGCCCACCCGCGAACGCCAACGGCCAGCCGTGGCGCAGCGCATCCACCGCCTGCGCGGCGCGGCGCGAAGGCGACGGCTCGCTCAGAGGTCGAACTCCGTGATCAGCGGCACGTGATCGGAGGGCTGCTCCCACCCGCGCGCGCTCTCGAGCACGCGGTGCGCGCGCGACTGCTTGGCAAGCTCGGGCGAGGCCCACATGTGGTCGAGACGGCGGCCCTTGTCGTTCTCCTGCCAGCCGGGATTGCGATAGCTCCACCAGGAGTAATAGCGCTGCGGCGCGGGGATATGCTGGCGGCCGAGATCGACCCAGCCATGCGCGTCCTGAAAGCGGCCCAGCGTCTCGACCTCGATCGGCGTATGGCTGACGACCTTGAGCAGTTGCTTGTGGCTCCACACGTCGCTTTCGAGCGGGGCGATGTTGAAATCGCCGACGATCAGCGTGGGCTTGTCCAGCGTGTCGGCCCACTGCGTCATCCGTCCGAGGAAATCGAGCTTCTGGCCGAACTTGGGGTTCTGCTCGCGGTCAGGGATGTCGCCGCCGGCCGGGACATAGACGTTCTCGACGAGGATATCCTTGCCGAGCACCTCGACTCCGATGTGGCGCGCTTCGCCATTGGCCTGCCAATCGTGGCGGGTGACCTCGCGGATCGGCACGCGGCTGACTGTGGCG is a genomic window containing:
- the phhA gene encoding phenylalanine 4-monooxygenase, translating into MADDVFTAPLVRPAHVGADWLEPTQTAYTADDHAVWDDLFARQMEVLPGRACSAFMAGLDKLDLGRGGVPEFGKLSEELGQLTGWSVVPVPMLIPDHVFFWHLANRRFPAGNFIRTRETFDYIEEPDVFHDVFGHVPMLTDPVYADYMQEYGRAGWKAMRYNRLKALGALYWYTVEFGLIEEAGSVRAYGAGILSGPTEAKFAVEAESPNRIMLNVDRVMRTDYVISDLQPTYFVIESFADLYRQTVERDFDRLYRSLPAGFTYANSAVIDVDNVLHRGTQEYHLRGGRGSGAVPV
- the ppk2 gene encoding polyphosphate kinase 2, which produces MGMKREAYEEALKPLTLELVSMARWAKATGARIVVLFEGRDTAGKGGAIGAVRESLNPRQCRTVALSKPTEAEMGQWYFQRYIAHLPTAGEIVLFDRSWYNRAGVEKVMGYCSPEQVTAFLEQAPAFEKLLTDDGILLFKYWLAADQDEQEERLRERLDDPLKRWKLSPIDLAARAKYDDYTKAREAMLKATHTAHAPWTIVDFNDQRRGRLTLIRDLLSRVPDTHEEPEAIDFPDLGREPVKETYGVLKPIADYPVD
- a CDS encoding FAS1-like dehydratase domain-containing protein — encoded protein: MSFEAWIGRETRATDQLDDGLAARWLATFDLARPHPPIMPQGIHFALCTPQAPTASLGEDGHPARDDSPGSFLPPFPMPRRMWASSKIAFHMPIAIGAVIERTSRIASVSEKEGGSGRLAFVDVEHHTRANGTLAVVETQTLVYREAAAPDAPLSPPLGEARFSPDGWDAHRVLSPDPRLLFRYSALTFNTHRIHYDAPYASDIERYRGLVVHGPLTASLLLQLAADTLGENRLRRFSFRGLSPAIAGEPLHLVMKKGEAGYDLAAFADDGRQVTQASAAI
- a CDS encoding acetyl-CoA C-acetyltransferase, with product MTRRAAICTPLRTPVGKFLGGLAGLNAGQLGAVILKALMERSGIDPARVDDVVFSQGYGNGEAPAIGHWSWLAAGLPIEVPGFQLDRRCGSGVQAVATAAMMVETGMADVVVAGGVESMSNVEHYTLAARGGVRMGDMVLHDRLSRGRVMSQPVERFGVITGMIETAENLAKDYGITREEADAFAVRSHQNAARAWAENRFAEQLVPVAIPQRKGDPVIFDHDEGYRTDASMETLGKLAPIDVKRDPAAIVTAGNASQQNDAAAACLVVAEDKLEELGLTPMLWFAGWAAAGCDPSRMGIGPVPAVERLFERRGYSWDDIGLVELNEAFAPQVLAVLKGWGWSADDSRREILNVNGSGISLGHPIGATGGRILADMAHEMHRRGVRYGLETMCIGGGQGIAAVFERAE
- a CDS encoding CoA transferase — its product is MYNLLNDLSIVEVSSFVASPTAGLYCAQMGAEVIRVDHKAGGLDYNRYMLTREGRSLSWENLNRAKKSVALDLQSGEGRELLVELASAVGQCITNLPEQSFLSHAAMQAKRADMISLRVMGWHDGRQAMDFTVNAAAGYPLMTGPEDWDPATAPPVNQVLPAWDFITGAYGAFAMMAALHHRSRTGEGSEVRLPLGDVAIGTMANAGLMAEVLYRGGDRERLGNAIWGAFGRDFRSRDGVRFMVAALTPKQWSGLVKAFGLQEGIAALEAETGVRFADGDTPRFQHRAALFALFQQAADSMDYATLEARMAAETCTFERYRTAYEAANDAQLVANNPLFGPAPANPSGFDYPATRSFANIPGRAPDDPAPAPYLGEHSEEVLSEKLGLSSGAIGKLVDAGTVALSDKDKT
- a CDS encoding GNAT family N-acetyltransferase — protein: MTDIAIRPEQPGDEAAIHDLVKRAFAGKPYADGDEQDVIDRLRADGDLLLSLVAERGGIIVGQITYSPAVLLNGDRDWVVLGPVAVDPAHQGGGVGRALIEAGEAAMRTRGAGGITVLGNPAIYSRFGFVAAAPMWLAGEIGKFLQVKSLGAPVPATEQRYVRAFDPA
- the ribA gene encoding GTP cyclohydrolase II: MDALRHGWPLAFAGGPVLLPVETAIAQDAQAERMLISAARAATLKLANQREAAVPHAPVLIAGGEDFTMREALPIADPALDLGNPLKGPFKAVGLDWAETAAAALELARIAGILPAFLVDPVNAGEAVPLAASDLAAYADAGALRIVTRARLPVSASEDAEIVAFRSAADLREHVALIIGKQSGDCQPLVRLHSECLTGDILGSLKCDCGPQLDAALHAMAHEARDNGGWGVLLYMRQEGRGIGLVNKLRAYRLQDQGFDTVEANQRLGLPDEARDFPVAARMLELLGARTIRLLTNNPAKVSALSAAGITVSERVPHQLPENPHNARYLATKRDRSGHLLL
- a CDS encoding exodeoxyribonuclease III, whose protein sequence is MISVATWNINSARLRVGLIEKLLTEAAPDILCLQEIKCESHLFPAEALANLGYVHQAVSGQKGYHGVATVSRVPIREVTRHDWQANGEARHIGVEVLGKDILVENVYVPAGGDIPDREQNPKFGQKLDFLGRMTQWADTLDKPTLIVGDFNIAPLESDVWSHKQLLKVVSHTPIEVETLGRFQDAHGWVDLGRQHIPAPQRYYSWWSYRNPGWQENDKGRRLDHMWASPELAKQSRAHRVLESARGWEQPSDHVPLITEFDL